A window of the Hypanus sabinus isolate sHypSab1 chromosome 25, sHypSab1.hap1, whole genome shotgun sequence genome harbors these coding sequences:
- the med20 gene encoding mediator of RNA polymerase II transcription subunit 20 — translation MGVTCVSQIPAVEGKSVQQAVEMLTKKLEMLGAVKQGTFCVDCETYHAAPTVTIPGQPAKFMYVMHNTEYPLSCFALFENGPYLVADTNFDTLMVKLKGFFQNAKSNKIESRGPRYQYGDFLIKVGTVTMGPSVRGITVEVEYCPCIVSNDCWNLMMEFMQSFMGNHTPGIPSVFSTKHDGIYTPTDTAVQYMELFNKIRKQQQAPVSGMR, via the exons ATGGGGGTCACCTG TGTTTCTCAGATCCCAGCAGTTGAGGGGAAGAGTGTCCAGCAAGCCGTGGAGATGCTCACGAAGAAGTTGGAAATGCTGGGTGCTGTGAAGCAGGGCACATTTTGTGTGGACTGTGAAACTTATCATGCAGCACCGACTGTGACCATTCCAG GGCAGCCTGCGAAGTTCATGTACGTTATGCACAACACTGAGTATCCTCTTAGCTGCTTTGCACTTTTTGAAAACGGGCCCTACCTGGTTGCCGACACAAACTTCGACACGCTCATGGTCAAGCTGAAGGGGTTTTTCCAGAATGCCAAGAGTAACAAGATTGAAAGCCGAGGGCCTCGCTATCAGTATGGTGACTTTCTGATAAAGGTTGGGACAGTTACCATGGGACCCAGTGTCCGTGGCATAACTGTTGAG GTAGAGTACTGTCCCTGCATAGTGTCAAATGACTGCTGGAATCTCATGATGGAATTCATGCAGAGTTTCATGGGAAACCATACCCCTGGAATCCCGTCTGTATTCTCGACAAAGCACGATGGCATTTATACGCCCACAGACACAGCCGTTCAGTACATGGAGCTGTTCAATAAAATCCGGAAACAGCAGCAGGCTCCTGTATCAGGAATGAGATAG